In Prunus dulcis chromosome 1, ALMONDv2, whole genome shotgun sequence, the following are encoded in one genomic region:
- the LOC117616205 gene encoding dnaJ homolog subfamily B member 1 encodes MGVDYYNVLKVNRNATEDDLKKAYRRLAMKWHPDKNPNNKKEAEAKFKQISEAYEVLSDSQKRAIYDQYGEEGLKDMPPPERYANGNGGGSKGFNPRNAEDIFAEFFGSSPFGFGSTGPGRSMRFQSDGGGGMFGGFGGNENIFRSYSEGVTPKKPTAVESKLPCSLEELYTGSTRKMKISRTVVDANGRQVPEQEILTIDVKPGWKKGTKITFPDKGNEQLGQLPADLVFVIDEKPHDTYKRDGNDLVVNHKVTLAEALGGTTVHLTTLDGRDLSIPVTDIVSPGYELVVAREGMPIPKEPRNRGDLKIKFEVRFPTRLTPEQRAGLKRTLAG; translated from the exons ATGGGGGTGGATTATTATAACGTATTGAAGGTGAACAGAAATGCTACAGAGGATGATCTAAAGAAGGCTTATAGGAGGCTGGCCATGAAATGGCACCCTGATAAGAATCCTAATAACAAGAAAGAAGCAGAAGCCAAATTCAAGCAGATCTCCGAGGCATATGAG GTCTTGAGCGATTCTCAGAAAAGAGCAATTTACGATCAGTATGGCGAAGAAGGACTGAAAGATATGCCGCCTCCAGAAAGATATGCAAATGGAAATGGAGGTGGATCAAAAGGATTTAATCCTAGGAATGCAGAGGATATATTTGCAGAATTCTTTGGAAGTAGTCCTTTCGGATTTGGGTCAACAGGACCTGGGAGGTCTATGAGATTCCAATCTGATGGAGGAGGGGGAATGTTTGGCGGATTTGGAGGAAACGAAAATATTTTCCGATCATATAGTGAGGGTGTTACACCAAAGAAACCAACAGCAGTGGAGAGCAAATTGCCTTGCAGCCTTGAGGAGCTGTATACTGGATCAACAAGGAAAATGAAGATCTCAAGAACTGTGGTTGATGCAAATGG ACGTCAAGTGCCAGAACAAGAGATATTGACCATTGATGTGAAGCCAGGATGGAAGAAGGGAACCAAGATTACATTTCCAGATAAAGGTAATGAGCAGCTTGGCCAGCTGCCAGCAGACCTTGTTTTTGTGATTGATGAGAAGCCCCATGACACATACAAGAGAGACGGCAATGACCTCGTTGTGAACCACAAAGTGACATTAGCGGAGGCATTGGGTGGAACCACGGTGCATCTCACTACGCTCGATGGTCGTGATCTATCCATCCCGGTGACTGACATTGTGAGCCCGGGCTACGAACTTGTTGTTGCCAGGGAGGGCATGCCAATACCAAAAGAGCCTCGTAACCGGGGTGatttgaagatcaaatttgAGGTGAGGTTCCCTACAAGATTAACCCCAGAGCAAAGAGCTGGACTTAAACGAACTTTGGCCGGTTGA